The Alnus glutinosa chromosome 1, dhAlnGlut1.1, whole genome shotgun sequence region TTATTAGCGTGATCACATTCAAACATAACTAGCTATTCACATTTTTTACTTGAttttattaacaattttttttttctctctttgctCTGGATAAGGCTCGGTCATTTTTTAATCACTGGCTATCATTTCTTGTCTTTTTAGTGATTGGTCTTTGTTGTACATGACCAAGCAATTTCAGTCAACTGTCTCCTCTTACCTTCTGTTAGTGCTGCCATTATCAAGCATTTTACAGTTGTCAAATATTACAaggaaaataattatatatgaagaaatcatagaaatgaaaaataacattctcaaattcaattattttgtCTTTAGATGTGCATCCAAAAAGAGTGTAGTAAGCTTTCaccttttatatatacttttttctcCCAGGTACTAGGTTATTTTTAATTGATCAATTAACATGTGTTATAACTTTCAGAGTAATGATCCAAACATGAAGAGTTCTCAAGCGATAACAAAATTCCTCCCTCTAATGATTGGTTATTTTGCTCTTTCGGTTCCTTCTGGCTTAAGCCTTTATTGGTGAGCATATGTAAAGCCCTTTAACGCAAGATGTTCCCCCCCCCCACCTCCCTAATCAGGTAgtactttttagttttttgaatatttcaatTATGCTTATGCAGGTTTACAAATAATATATTGAGCACTGCTCAACAAGTATGGCTTCAGAAGTTAGGGGGTGCAAACATTTCAACGAGTGCATTAGCTGAAGATTTCATCAAGAAAGATGAATTCCAGATTCAGAAGTCAGTCTCTGAATTAAGTTCCACCAAAAAGGAGGCCAGAGAAGGAGATAAGTTGACATCAAAGGGGTTAAGTCCTGGTGAAAGGTtaatatttgttaatatttactATGCGTTTTTATGGTTAGTGATACTTGCGGTCTTAATCTGCCTTTATTTTCCAGATTTAAGCAGATAAAGGAGCAAGAAGAGGCAAGAAGacgacaaaaagaagaagaaaagaggaaagctGAAGAGGCAGCGGCTAAAGGAACTCAACCAATCAATGAGGGGCATGAGAGAGAATCCGAGAGAGAAGCCAAATTACTTGAGAGGGACAATGGGGCTGGAGCTGGCTCAGTTGCTGAAAATAACGAAAAGGCCCAGTCTGTGTCTACCTTTCACAATCCTTCCAGTGTCGGCGTTGTTGTAAATGGTGATCTATCTGGTCAGGACTCACAGGAAGATCAGAAAACGGCGTCTATGTTTAGAATGGAAAATGATAAAGTTTCTAACAATTCCAAGGTTGATTGGAGCGATGGGCAGCAATCCTATGAACATGTGGAAAAGGTATTGTAGCAAGTATGCTCTCAAACATGCAGCGAGAATCCTGTTTATTATTGGTTAAGCTATAAATAAAAATGTCAACTGTGTGCTGCATTTACACTGGGGCCCTGGCATTAACAATTGTTTATTTAAGCTATTTGTGCTTTATGGTTCTACTAGTTGGAACTGCTGGCTTCTAACTCTTCTTAGAAACGGTAACGTGTGTCAGCTGAATTTAGTTCATAAGAAATGGAAAGGGAAGGGGGAGTAGTGTAAATCAAGGTGCACCCCAATTAAAGTTAGAGCAGAGTACAACTTCACTAGCAGGATAAATCAATATGTAAGAGTTTGGAACCTAATATGAGCTTGATGTCAATGTATAGAGTATGGTCACTTTAAACGATTTTAAAGTTACGCTTCATggtcaaacctttttttttttttttctcctttatatctcttttctttcttggttcATTGAATGATCTcagatgattttttatttttatttttttggtataattgCTTCCAGTATTTTAAACTTATTTTCTTATAATGGAATTGGCAAATTCACAATATTTCAGGAAACAGTTGATGTATACACTACTAGTACGACGAAGGATAACAACCTTTCTGGAGAAGACACGCATCAAGCCAGAAGGGAATGATCAGCTGATCGGTGGGGGGAACCGATGTCGCGATGGTTTCAGTGTAACAACATTGGCAAGCCTAGATATGTACACAAGTTAAGTGAAATACAGACTGTAGCTTGTGATGCAGTCCTGGTTGCAGCAGAAGTACACAGCTCATGAATAATCAATTCTGCATCCATGGTGGGAGTTAGTCTTAATATACTGAGAGTGAGAGGTCTTGTGATTAGTTGGGGGTACATTATTGCTTTAGCAGATGAATGCCTGGACCATAAGATCTTGGTGGTTCTGTATTCTTTTAACATGAGCTCAAACCTACAAGTGATTAGTTGGGCATATATATGATCTGTATCGACAGGAATGTGAAacatagactttttttttttttttttcctttctctttatatatatatatatattttgtttttccttttggtATAAGAAAAGGAATTGACAATTTTCATGACTGCAACTTTAGTACCAAAAGTAATGACATAACGACGAGTTCAATGCCTTTAcccaaaaaacataaataaataaacatacaAAAAAAGACTACAATGCCTTGGCGTACACGAAGAAACTTGGTCCAAGAATTTTTAAAGATGGTGTAAATTGCGAGCACGACAAAGAAAGATATTCATTACTCTTGGTCCCTCGAAAACAACGATGTAAAATGATGGTTTATTCGTGAAGACAACGATGCTTGGTCCTTTTGGTTCTAGGCTTGACCACAATTATGCAGTTTTCCTTTACTTTTaccatataattatataaatttactCCCTTACTACATATTTATTGATCTTGTTAATTCATGTTAGGCTTATTTAAATGATATCATTACTCACTAAACGCAATTAAGTATATATAGCAAGCATTTTTATTTGGTCTGCCATGATTTGCAAATCGTTCATAATCCAATGGTCCAATCATCCATGTTGGCCGTGAAATAAGAAAAAGCGTCCACATGGTAAGATCAggacaattattattattattaattttttttttttttgaagtaatgaTGAGTATCATTAATTAGAAAAGCTGCATTTGATTTGacataaaatggtttttgacagaaaatgttttcggtcaaaaatatttccaagaaaAATCACTAATTTTTTATCGTTTGGTTTGagactttgaaaataaaattgaacgTCTTTTCCATTGTTTGGTTTGTNNNNNNNNNNNNNNNNNNNNNNNNNNNNNNNNNNNNNNNNNNNNNNNNNNNNNNNNNNNNNNNNNNNNNNNNNNNNNNNNNNNNNNNNNNNNNNNNNNNNNNNNNNNNNNNNNNNNNNNNNNNNNNNNNNNNNNNNNNNNNNNNNNNNNNNNNNNNNNNNNNNNNNNNNNNNNNNNNNNNNNNNNNNNNNNNNNNNNNNNGTCTTTTCCATTGTTCGGTTTGTATGAAAAGTATTTTCCCACTATGATTGGAAACCATTCAATTTCCTAGCTTTCTGTGTAAGTTTTAATTACTGtggtaaataaataaaggtttcCGTAACAGAAATGTGGAGGGGGTTTAAGGTAAAATTATACTCTGATTAGAGTCTGATAAGGCATAATTAATTATACTCTGATATGAAATAAAGTAGAAATCTTGTAAAAATACATATGGTGCTGTCTATTTCAAAGCAGGTTTGTTTAGTCATGTTATACAAATCTATATAATGGATGATGATGCTGTACCCTCATCTTTGTTTGAGGAGCCGTGGACTATACCAACAATATTCCATTACTAGTCATTGAAAAGGTACCAACCATTATTTCCCCCCGAGATTTTAGAGCAATAATGTAAAAGCTTTCCACATGATGCTTGCAAAATTTACAGAAATGTCCTGATCAGTTCGTTCCTCTGGCTCTTTGTAGTGCTGCTCGGGGtactaaaactttttttttttacaagtatgATGTGTCAGTCTAACGTGGTACGTAGTGCTTGTCACGCCCGCCACTAAAATGTGAATTGCCACGTGGACTAAATCTTTAATTCAAAAAGTTTTAGTGGCTGAAACCGTTGGAGGACAATATGAAATAGAATTATCAATTATGATCCTCTAATAGGGAGAAAATGATAACTATGACACGGGgtgcttcacacaaaaaaaaaaaaaaaaaaagaagaagaagaagaagaaagcatgCATGATTAACGTTAATATCAATGGCTTctgttttggaaaaatatttacGGCCTCTAAGAATTAAGAGATCATGTTTCTCATAGAAGCTACATGATGAAAAGCTATGTTTCCTTTGGAAAAACGACAGCTAATGAAAATGCATGCATATGTATGTTCCTTAAACAGATGGCAAATTGATGGGCAGATCCACTGATCGATGATGCTTTAAACAACCAATTTTCATGCcactttcaatatatatatatatatctccttTGAATTTTGCTGTAATTGGAATCTGCTTGCCATGTTAAATTTTGGTTCCATGCATGccttaaattgaaaaaagtaaaacgaaaGCCTCTGTAAAAGCACACCCAAGAATATCTTTTACTTTACTTTATTCTTCTTATTTCTGCTCCTTTCTTTGAAGCTCATGAGTACATTTTGATCAATGTGTTTTGGAAGccagggtatttttttttcctttgaaaaagtgttataatatgaaataaaagCAGTTttgagggatttttttttagtgttttatgttttgaattgtttattaatgtttttgttttgagaataaaaaaccaaaaaaatagtAGAAAAGAATTTTAGCAAAAAAGAACTTCATAatccaaaatttcaattttagtGATTAATAGGTCCACCCCACTAATATTTTGGATTGTAACGACGTAGGAAaattgtgattatgtgaatcaTATATATCAATACCATCACTCTAAAAAGACTaatcaaattataataaatacTTTTATAATCCATCCATTCCGGGTGTACGTCGCTGATGCTACTTTTGTTTTCCTATTAGTCTGTAAAGCATGGACCTCTAGACTGATATAGGTTTTGAGGGGATTGCAGCACCATTACTCGAACAATTACATGTTAAGTAGCTGTTAAATCTCCAATTAATGCTTCGAGTTCTTGGCTAAATGGCTTGTTCAGAGAGTATCTTTGAGATGATCGATCCGCTCAAACATTGGGGGCAAGACTGAAGACTGTGTGTTAATCCTTCAtcattgttaatttgttttacaAGCTTATCATATATCCCCGTTAATTAATTGGAAACCAGAGTTTTCCCATTGCAGAAGAAAGTCAACGAAGGCATGGCATCCATGAAGTGCGTTTTTGTGCATGCATGTCTTATGTCTTATGGCTCATGATCCTGTTTTTTCATGTTTTCCCAAATGTtgtcaatttgtaaaaaaaaacccCCCCGACATGGGTACCCTTCACCAAAGGACCCTTACAGACTTACAGTGAAACAACCAGGATGACAACTTCCACGCTTTAAGGAACACCTCCAGCTGGGCTCTTTATGCTCCTCACCTTCTCAGCTCAAATTATTGTTTTTGCGCctgcagaaaagaaaatgcagtACTTTTCTTTCAAGTTAAAAGCACAAGCTAAGGTAGAAGACGATACAACTGAACgctaacaaataaaaaatcaagagacAAAAGAACTCGATCGGTTACAAAATCCTTTGGCCCGGAGGACCACATGAGCTGCTGCATGCCACTGCCTTCACCATCATCCTGCAAAGTGGCAAAGCCAGAGATCGAGCTCTTCTAGAAAAAGTGTAGATGAAGCAACTTCTTGGAGTTGGAGATGTACGTGGACCCTGCTCACTCTCttctttatgttttgtaggGCTCTTTACCATGCCACGCAAGAGTTGAAGAAACCTCCATGCTTCACACGTTCACCTGTAATTTCCTGGTGGATACAAATAACAAATTACATTAATGGTCCCCTTGAGAAAAAGTCTGCCACTAATTACACGTTTTCTTTGCCATAATTTTTTACAACATGGTTTTTACATCTCTTATACTACTGTTCATATCTTCGTGATGTCATCATCAACTCGTCCATTGGAGTCCCTATCTATCACGTTGATGGCGCAGCCAGCATCTTCTGATGCAAAAGACCAAACCCCGGCCATCATAGTATATTCCTGGTGTACCATGTGACTCGTTCtccaatttcaatattttaggcattttttaatataatatcgTCTTGGGTTATTAATTTTTGTGTTCGTagatagttaaaaaaaaaaaagaaggtaataTATAGTAATGTGTTAAATATAATTGGAAAGACaaattaagagtttttcttcaaattaaattgAAGAAACCCTTTTCAACTCGATCTTTAATTTAACAGATCGAGTTTGAAtccaattttaaaaagaaattagttGGTCTAACGTACACATTGTTGAAATCGATCTAGTTAATGCACTTGAAGAGGTGTTAGCTAAGAAATTGCAGACCTGTTTTTTGTTCACCCACGTTGTCGTCTTGTCTAGTGTACGTCTACAATAATTCACCATGGTTTTCGTTCGACCATAGGTTAAGGTTAAGCAGTTACCATAGTCACGAGGAAGTTGACGTGTCAAAACACCCAGAGTATAAATATAAGGTAATGTAGCATTTTGCTAGTTCACCACCTAGAGACACCTCATCGCTTTAGAAAACGTATAGATATAGAAGAAGAGATACACAACCTCCCATTGGAAATtaaaaaagctaaaaattaTTCATTCACTACAAAATTCCCTTCCTTTTCTCTCATATCTTTGGAAAAATCCCAATCCTAATTCGTATTCCACCGTCTAAGATAACTGACCACTCTCTGATCAGACAcccactttctctctctccagttTGATCCAAATTTCGCTGTTTTTGGTTAAGAATAAAGGCAAATTCTCTGAAATTGTTGACGGATGCAGATGGGTTTTGAAGAATCCTGGTTTCTCTGATATGTAATCCTCGTTTCTGAATTGTTCTGTTTCGATCTGTAATGATCATAATGTACAGATGGAAAAGTTGTTTAAGCATATGTGGTTGTGTTCTGTTTTTGgtagattcttttttttcttcttttggttgCTGATCAAGTTTACTTGTCAATCGGATTGTCTGATATATTTTACGATCTGGGTATGCTAAAAAGATAGACTTTTTTGGGTCGTTTCTACGCAAGATTGTTTATGATTGTGACCCCTGTTCTGAGTTTTGAAGGATGGGTGTTGGAATTGGCTTGCCTGGCTCATTTTGATCGTGTTGATCTGGCTTCTTTAAGATATGATGAATTTACGTGAATAGGAGTTTTTCTTTCCATGtcaaaattcttttcttttgtggttTCTTTTGGATGTGGAATATCCTTCCCACGGAGAATTGGTATTCTTCTCTTCAACGTTTTCTTCTTTTGGCGTGTTTTAAATTCATAGCTTTGACTCATCAAATTGATAATATATGCGAGTTACTGCTGGTCCTTTCAATTTGGATGCTCTGAATCAGGCTGTTTTCACTTGGGTTGAGCGTAACTATTCAATGATCGGTTCACAAATTCCTTTGGTACATCAATGAACACCTTTGTTCGTAtaggatgattttttttttatatttttttcttttaggtcTGTTTCGGAAAATGGGCTTTCTTCAAATGGAGATAGTTTGTTATATTATTTAGTTCTCTTTCAGTTTCTGTCATACTAGGAATTTTTATGAACATGCGTTTTATCTGTAGGTTTGAGACTTGAAGTTTGCTGATCCATACATATTTCAAGGTAGATACCTCTACCCAATATTCTACTAATGGGTATAAATAGTTTTTTGATAACTTACTAATGGATATAAATAGTAAGATATATTTAAATCTAGGCATTGTATACTCTCATTGGAGAGAGTAATGTAGTAATTTTTGTGCTCATGTCTTCCTAATTCACAGCAATTTGCATCTACTCATCCGCCGAGTTTGGGCACTGCAAACTGCGGCAGTGCCCATGGACGCCACAACGAGTGGAACCCCAACTATTCAATACCATAACATTCCTGACCAGCCAATTACTGCTATTGTTGCCTCATCTGTACCAGCATTTCAGCGACAGCAACGCCATTGCTTTGGGGATTCCATCCCCGGAGAATTCCCCTTGTCTGCCAATCCCTCCATTGTCCTCCATGTCCTGACGGCGTGTAATTTGGATCCTCAAGATCTTGCAAAACTAGAGGCAAGTGTCCTTATTATGTACATTTTGAGAATGAAGATGTTTTGCAATGTTAGAATTGATAATGCTCTTGACTTGATTTTGAATGTGCCTGTTGCAGGCAACATGCTCCTTCTTTAGGCAGCCTGCAAACTTTCCCCCTGACTTTGACTTGTCATTATCGGAGCTTGCTGCTCTTGACATGTGCCAAAAGAGGGCCATATTTAGGCCAATGACTACAGAAGAACGCCAAGAGTTGAAGCGAAGATGTGGGGGGTCATGGAAGCTGGTCCTGCGGTTTTTGCTGGCTGGAGAAGCCTGTTGCAGGAGGGAGAAATCGCAGGCAATAGCAGGGCCCGGTCACAGTATCGCTGTGACATCAATGGGGGCTGTTTACTCATTCGGCTCCAACAGCTCAGGACAGCTTGGACATGGCACCACTGAAGAGGAATGGCGGCCTCAGCCAATCAGGTTGCAACCATTTGACCATTCTTAGACCTGATACTGTAAATACAAGAATACGGAAAGCGAACTACTTGACTTAAGGAAAGTTAATTGAACTGCATTATGTTGCAGATCTCTGCAAGGCATTCGAATTATCCAAGCGGCTGCTGGGGCTGGCAAGACAATGCTGATCAGCGATGCTGGCCGGGTTTATGCCTTTGGAAAGGATTCCTTTGGTGAAGCCGAGTATGGAGTTCAAGGAGCTAAATTGGTTACGACTCCGCAGCTGGTTGAGTCCTTGAAAAACATATTTGTGGTGCAAGCTGCaattggaaatttctttacggCTGTCCTGTCACGAGAAGGCAGGATTTATACATTTTCTTGGGGCAACGATGTCAAACTTGGTCACCAGACGGACCCAAATGATGTGGAGCCCCATCCTTTGTTGGGGGCACTGGAAAACATACCAGTGGTGCAAATTGCAGCTGGATACTGCTACCTTCTTGCTCTGGCCTGTCAACCTAGTGGCATGTGAGCTGTCTTCATTTCTTTATCTTGAGATGGCATTCtagtaattttaataaaattttgggaAGTTTATATGAATATTTTCATGATGTTGCAAAGTTCCAAAATTTCTTAACCATGCTGAGTAGTTTTTATTGACAACATACACGttgatctttcttttctttttttttaactgatATTCGGACATGTGTTGCTTTTTATTTCATGAGAAATCATCTTTTAAATTCATTTCCAAATTGG contains the following coding sequences:
- the LOC133865565 gene encoding ultraviolet-B receptor UVR8, encoding MDATTSGTPTIQYHNIPDQPITAIVASSVPAFQRQQRHCFGDSIPGEFPLSANPSIVLHVLTACNLDPQDLAKLEATCSFFRQPANFPPDFDLSLSELAALDMCQKRAIFRPMTTEERQELKRRCGGSWKLVLRFLLAGEACCRREKSQAIAGPGHSIAVTSMGAVYSFGSNSSGQLGHGTTEEEWRPQPIRSLQGIRIIQAAAGAGKTMLISDAGRVYAFGKDSFGEAEYGVQGAKLVTTPQLVESLKNIFVVQAAIGNFFTAVLSREGRIYTFSWGNDVKLGHQTDPNDVEPHPLLGALENIPVVQIAAGYCYLLALACQPSGMSVYSVGCGLGGKLGHGARTDEKYPRLIEQFQLLNLQPMVVAAGAWHAAVVGRDGRVCTWGWGRYGCLGHGNEECESVPKVVEALSNVKAVHVATGDYTTFVVSDDGDVYSFGCGESSSLGHNAGADGQGNRHANVLSPELVTSLKQVNERVVQISLTNSIYWNAHTFALTESGKLYAFGAGDKGQLGIELVANQTERGSPELVDVDLN